One Marasmius oreades isolate 03SP1 chromosome 7, whole genome shotgun sequence genomic window, ATCCACCAAATACATGCCACTTCTCTATCTTGAGATGTTCGCGAAGTTTCTCAATGTCTTTGACGAGATCCCAGGTGGTATTCTCTTCTAAGCAAGAGGACCTGACAAAGGTACCGAGATGGTGCTAGTGTAAAAGCGCCCTTCAATAAAATGTAAGAGTAGCGTAACCTACGGTGTCGACTTTCCGGACCCTCGTTGATCCAATAAGATGATCTTGAAATCAGTAGTAACGAGCAGACTCAATGCATCTATTCAAGAAGTGATTATACCTTATACTTGTGCGGATTGAAGAAGCTACGATCCTGATCGTCGCAACCTCCTCCAGGACCGCCTTAAGAAGGATCAGCACATCGATTGCCATAACATGAGTTTGGCTTGCCGTGGATGAAAATGACTATATGTTTACTGGTAAAGAGAGTTTTTTGAGGAAGATCATAGTCCACGTACCAGGATTTCCATCTTTATTTCCAGATAACTCATAGCTTGGGGCATGCTCGTCAAAAGGGAGAAAAGATGCTGTCAAAGACGTACTAAAGGGTATGGATATCAGAGACCTTTAACGTAGAGACTTCATAGGGCTGAATAGGTGGGTACATGGTGGAAAAGTCAAGGTTGCACTGACGAAATGAAAATGATAAAGAGGCGGATATACGGGCCGCCGGAAGTAGCGGAGAAGTCAAACGCGTCTGTGACATAGCACGTGGTACGCGTCGAAATCCAACCTTTGCCTAACCTTTGACCACCGCAAAATGGACCAAGAGAAGGATCACTGCAACACCGCAGAGACAGTACGCAACTCATTCGAATCCTCTAATCTCTACATTAGTCATTATGCCTCTTCTTTTAACTCGCATAAACTCGACCAAGAAGATGTGGACATTGACGAAGTAGATCGCAAAGACCCCGCAATCATCGCTATGGAGGTCGATTCGCAACTGGTCAGTaaagtgtctctcttgagAAACTCGGACTAGTACCTACTGGCTGACGTCCTTAGACATATCTCAGAAGGCTCAAGTTCCAGTTCGTGGAACAAAATGCCAAAGACAAATATGTCAAGTCCATCGTCAGCGACATTGACCATGCGCCGTTGGTCACAGACGAGGACAACAAACAAGTTAAATTGCGTAATGATGAGCGAAAGGCGGCATTAACACAGGCCAAAAGTCGACTAGGAGAGGTGCAGAACGACGTGAAAACCTTGGCGCCGTTGGTAGAGGAAGGTATGTTACCTTTCCGTTTGCATTTGTCTCGATAGTTACCCAATGTTCCACGCAGATTATTTGAAGGTCAAAAAGGCTACCGAGAAAGCTGCAGAGTTACGCCAGAAGATTATTGACGCGAGATTGGCCCTTTCCCGTCTGCGCCAAATGCATCTACACCCACGATTGACAATCAAAACGGCTGATCAGAAACTCGCGGATCAGGTAGTTGAAATGCAGGAAATTACGGACGAGATTGAAACTGTCTCGCAGAAAGTTCAGGAAGTCAAAGAGCGGTTGAAGGGAGGTGCccttgagatggagaacTTGCGGGTGAAACGGGCAGAGGCAGAGAAGACCATGAAGATGGCCACAGTAGACGAGGATGATAGCATATTAGTGCCATTGTGCGACTGGTATGTCCCTACAATTCTTCTATGCCCTCGCGCGCGATTTAACGTGTCTCCGGAAGGTTCACGGCATCACTTGCACTTCACCGTTCCATGCAAAATCTCGAGGACATGGAAATTATTTCTCAGAATGAGATTCGACTTCAATATCGCGTAGACAATCCTCGGACTCGAGAAGCCCTTGTCACAATTACCCTGATCTTTGTTCCAGACTCACGCCAACTTGCATCTGCTGACGTAGCAGGTCTAGATGAGCTGGGTGTAGACCCCGGAGACGTTATAGATGCCCACATCCAAACGAACAATGTTCAAGGCCTGATATCCGCGGTTCTATCAAGAGCAAGAGGAGGTGTATAGCGATGTCTCCGTCTCTTGTTTAGTTTCTTTCTTGCCTTCAACATGATATCGAACTAGCTGAGTTCGCATGTCTCGTATATGATACTGGAGTACCAATTCACATATGGACTAAGCCCCAAGTGTCAAGATAAAGAAGCGCGAGATCAGGAGGCTCTCATTCTACGACTCTATGGTAACACATGCTGCTGCTTATCGCCCATGATTTGCAGCATGTCCATGCTCCCAGTGACGTCCCCAACCGTACCCGGCCGCATTAGACAAGGGTAATAAGTCTGTGAACAGATATAGCTCTATCCTTCTTCTGACCTCGTACACTCGATCATGCAATTGCACTCTCTACAGATCCACTTTTGGGAAGGCAATGATCTCTTTCAGGCATAAACGCAGCCGGCGACGATTAATAAGGCACAAGATGAGGCTGTCACTTATATATCCAATGATAAAATTGGGGTACGCTTCCGTCATTCTTCTCTTCCGTGTTCTAATCCGCTTTATCTGTTCCATTCCAGATGTGCTTGAACCTGAACCCTGTGTCTCTAGATCCCGTCAAATATCAGACAAGGAGTGGAGAATTTATCTTGGGACCCGCCTTTCAAGCTCGCATGTCGCACAAGTAAAGTAATCATTCCATGGGACTGCATATTTCTGGTGTGCCACCGAGCGTTGTACTAAGTGAATTTATTATAATGATGGATGCTAGCCTATTATACCTTCGTGTCTTAGATTACTGATTTCTGTATCTGAGAGTTGCAAATCACTTTTGAGTACTTCATCAGTATGTCGTCCTAGCTCCGGACCAGCCCACTGTGGAACCGGAGAGACACCCTCCAGGACTGGAAAAGTTCctgtcatcttcaagttccagCCCTCTTGCCGACCATCCCCATTGCCGTCAACCCAAACATCCTGAATCGCGCCGCGTGCCTGAACCTGTTCTCCTTCCACGATGTCCTTCACAGTAACCACTCTACCCACTGGAACACCTGCTTTGGTCATAGCATCCAGCACTTCTTCTGCGGAGTGATTTCGTGTCCATTCCGAGATCGcgttctcaatctcaacttgaCGTTCTACACGGTGATGGTTCTGTTGATATGCCGGGCCAGTCAGATCAGGGCGCTCAACAACATTCATCAGTCTGTTATAGATGGTATCGCCGTTTGCTCCTATGACAATGTAGGTCGGAACGCCGGGAGATTCTGGGTCGGGAAGACATGGATATGCATTGGTAGGGACGATACCGGTCACGGAGGATCCGGATGGTCCGCGAATCTAGGGTTGGATTAATGACTATTTGGCGCTAACAAAGGGGTAACATTCACCTTCCCCTTTCTGTCGTATTCTGGGACGATGCCTTCCATTAAATTCAACATACTGAGAGGAAAAGAGACGTTATCTGCATAAGTCCAGGGAGTCAATCAGATGGGCATACCTTTCTAATATACTGACGTCGACAGTAGTTCCACCCTCTTGACCACGCTTACGCATCCTCTGACGAGACAAAAGTGCAAGAACCTGGCGGCCCTCCAATTAGCGAGATTATATGTCTAGAGGATTCTAACCCACCGTTCCAAATGCGGCGTGCAAACCAGCCACAGAGTCACCCAGACTGATATTAGGTCGCACGGGTGGTCCGGAAAGGCCACCAGTCTCTGGATCGGGAAATCCGTTGATGTAGCGAAATCCGGATTCTGCTTCGCAAACAGATGCATAACCAGGACGAGGTGCCCAGGGACCCGTTTGACCGTAACCGCTGACACGAGTGAATATCAAGGAAGGGTTGTAAGGATGGAGCGAATCGGGTCCTAAAGACCATTTTTCTAAAGCTGTTTGGGGCCCACATCAGAATTATGCGAGAATTGTACTGTGATGTTCACGTACTCCCAGGCTTAAAGTTTTCTATGAGCACATCGCTTTTGATTGCGAGTCGTTTCACGAGTCTGGAGACGCGTCGAGGTCATACTAGGATATAAATTTCTTTGAGGACGCACACTCactctcttccttcttgcTTACGGAGGTCTATAGCAACGCTCTTCTTGTTCCTCGCAATGCTTCTGAACCAGGGACTCGTACCGTCCACGTCTAGTTCACGCCATACTCGTAAAGGATCGCCAACTTTTGGAGGTTCAACCTTGATCACTTCTGCACCGAATTGGCTGAAATTACAGTGAGTGGTTAATTCCTAGAGAGGCTATAGGACGATTCACCCCAATAACTGGCCGGCAAATGGACCAGCGATCAGCTGACCCATCTCGAGAACGCGTACTCCAGCTAAAGGAAGATCTTCAGGCTTGACAACTGAAGAGTAAGCATGAGTCCTACAACAGGATGAGTATTATACATGAAGATAGTTTTGTAAACTGTACCGAGGTTTCCGCCGACATTGGGCTATCGAACGTATGATTTTTGAAGACATCGGAGATGATTGGGGCTCCATAAGCTCCCCCCCCTTTTATACCCGCCAAAAATGGATCATCGGTGCAAATCGGCCGACGAATTACCTCCGACGAGAGCGACGTTCTGAAGGTGGCTGGCTGTTTGAGTCGATGAGCTAGATTTCCTGAAAGCTACGATTCGAGTCAGTTATTGAATTAGACTCCAAGAACCTTCTGACCTCTGGCCTTTCGACGGTGAGTTGGAGGCACTTGGCACAAGCAGCCGGATCCTGAATGTGGTCGGCTTTAAGTGCCTGGTTACATATTTGTCATAATTATCACGATCGTGCTGAGGGACGAGCAGGAAAAAAATCGTGGAACATTAATGAGCGATGTAGGGTGCGTATGGTGGCCGGTTCTTCTGCTTCGAACGTTCCGATTCTTGTAGGGAGAAACTGAAGAGATTCAGATTCGTCACTACTTACTAATTATAAGCCAGGCTACTTACCATATCAAAGCGGGAATGTCTGTCAGAAGGCGAACCGGTGTTATCGGACATAATCGTCCGCGAACCATACGATGACCAGAGCGGTTCGGGAGTCCTCAGCGCGTCGTCGGGCTCCAAAGTCATGGCGTATTTCACCGCCAGCAAAAGGCAAGTGACGCCACAAGTAAATACCACGTTCAGTACGCTGTAAAGTTACTACATGGGTGACCACCAGATTGTTCTGGTGGTCACCCATGGCACTCAGCCCACCTGGACGCCTTCCTGGCGGTGAATAATAGAGCCCGAGGATTCGAGCTGGAGGGAATTACTCAACTGCTCGCCTGTGACAGTCAGCCGAGACACGTTCTGTGACATATGTGACGGACGCGCACGCGTGCCTCGACGATTCCTCTGAGTCCTACCAAGTAGCGTCCTcagttgtccaacaagttgcgCGTACGCGGGATGGCACCAAGTGAAAAGGTTCAGAAAACTGGCGGCAAAGACATCCGCTCGTTTTTTGGAGGTGGACATGAGAAGGTTCAACCGGTATGTGAAACATACGCTGCCCAGTCTGTAGAATGCTCAAACATGTCATTATTGTAGTCACCCTCGTTGGAGAAGGATTCTCAAGGTCGTACAAACCGACTATTTAGGTCGAATGAGAAACTGACGTGACTCTCAGGTTCCAAAACGTGTGGCATAACATTGACAATAGTTTCGTTCTGCTAACAGTTGTGTAGTACTACAGTGGCGAAGAAGTCGGCGTCGTGCGTCCCTTTACCCTCCTTTCATGATCTCGCCCTAACTTGTTCTAGAACTAAACCGTCTGGAAGCAAGCCTCGAGCAGTCAGTTAGTCCCCACATCCACGAATTAGCTGATCAACCCATGGAATTCATAGTCTGTGGCCAACGAGGATGTCATTGTGATTGATAGCGATGAAGGTTCTGCCCCAAAGAAGAAATCAGCTAAACGTAAATCTACGGCCGTTATTTCCAGTGACGAAGATGATCCACTgcccaagaagaagaagccaaCAGTCGCATCTGTTTCTCAGCCGAAGCCGCGACCCTCCGTCTCTCAGAAACCAAAGGATGAGGATCCTGTGGTGAACGTTAACGGCACAAAACGCAAGAAGTCCGCGGTCATGCTATCTAGTGGTTCGGAAGACGAGCAACCTAGCTCGCCCAGGAAGAAAGTCGTTGGAGTGTCTTCTAAACCTGCGAAAGCAAAAGCGCCtcccaaaacaaagaaagaCAAAAACCAACCttacgaagaagaggatgacgaaGACGCTTATCTACTTCcctcaaaatcaaaatccAAGGTTCCTCCTCCCAAAAAATCCGTCCCGAAGAAAGAGGGACATGAAGACCAGACCACATACACCAccaatcaaccaaagaagTCCAAGTGTGGCGTCCTTTCTGTAAATATCTGTTCCGTCATTGATATTCCGTTCTCACAGCTGGGCTGCCGTCAAAGCCGCCAAACTTGCAGGTCCCGTTGCTCATGGTACGAAGGAAGTACCGGATGGCTCACCTGAGTGTTTGGCTGGTTTGTCGTTTGTATTTACGGGGGAGTTGACTGCATTCTCGCGTGAGGAAGCTGTTGACCTCGCCAAGCGTTTTGGGGGGTACGTCGGCCAACATCTACAGTCGAATCATCATTAACACCTATCTAGGAGAGTTGTCGGCCAACCTTCCTCAAAGACAGACTATGTCATTCTTGGTGAGGGAGCAGGTCCGAAGAAGTTAGAAGCCATCAAGAAGCATAGTCTGAAAACTATCGACGAAGATCAATTTTTGAATTTGATCGCGACCCGGAAACCTCACGGTGGAAAAATCGATGAGAAAACTaagaagaagatggaaaAGGAGGAGCAAGAGATTAAGAAAGCCGCCAAGGAAATGgagaagagggagaaggaggCTACGAAGGAGGGTGCTAAAACGTCTTCAGGTGCTCAAAATAGTGGAACTAGGTACGCAATTCCAATTTATATGTCCAAGGAACTTACCAATGTGGCTTCCAATGATATTTTAGTGTCTGCAAACCTATTGATCCTTCAATGCAACTTTGGACGACGAGGTATGCACCCCAAACCCTTAAAGAGGTATGTGGGAATAAAGACAAGGTCGAAAAATTGCAGACATGGCTGAATGAGTGGTGAGTGATTTCTTTCCCTCAGCCAGGACTTTACTACATTACGTTCACTTTAGGCCTAACAGTTACAAATCTGGCTTTAAGAAACCCGGAAAGAACGGCATGAATATGTATCGAGCTGTTCTTATCACCGGCTCCCCTGGGATAGGAAAGACTACCAGTGCACATCTGTGCGCCAAGTTGGCCGGATATACGCCCATCGAGTTAAATGCTAGTGATACTCGTAGTAAAAAACTCGTCGAAGTAAGTGTTTCGCAGTGGTCACGTTGTTCGTCTCTGAAATATTTCACGGTCAGAATGGCATGAACATCAATAATACCTCGTTGGATGGGTTCATTTCCGGAGGCAAAGTGAGTTTTTGAAATTCAGATTGTTCATTTCCTCAATGCTGTGTCTGTAAGGCCACCAATTCAGTTGGAGTAGCATTAACAGATCGGTCTTGCTTGATCATGGATGAAGTAGATGGAATGTCTGCCGGTGATCgaggtggtgttggtgcaTTGAACGCTTTGATTAGGAAGTCCAAGGTCGGTTTGATTGACTCGAGTTCTTTGGGAGTATATCTGACTCGCCATGGGTAGATACCCATCATCTGTATTGCCAATGACAAGAATGCTCAGAAGCTCAGACCACTCCAAAGCACGACATATGGATTATCTTTCTCCAAGTACGCAGTATCCTAGTTAAGTAACCTCTGAATGTCTTCTCTTACCGTCTCTATATTATTAGGCCTCAAGCTGCTGGGATACGGTCAAGAATACTAACCATCGCTTTTAAGGAAGGCATGAAAGTGCCTGCTCCCGTTATAGACCAACTCGTCCAGGGATCGCAGTCTGACATAAGGCAAATTCTCACCATGTTGTCGACTTGGAAGTTATCGAGTAACACCATGGATTATGATGAAGGGAAGGCAATGTAAGTACAAGTGTGCTCTAGGGGATCCGGACAACTGGCTGAGAATGGTGATTATAGGTCAAGGATGAACGAGAAATATATTATCTTGAGTCCGTTTGATATTACTACGAAAGTTCTAGGACCATATCTGTTCTCCGCGACCTGTCGAGAGACTTTAGGAGAAAAGATGGAATACTATTTTCAAGATCATTCGTTTGTCCCGTTGTTCATCCAGGTCCGTGTCTGGAATCATTTACCGTCGTGAGGTTCATGTATGCAATACTACCACAGGAAAACTATCTTCGTGCCGAGCCGACAAGGATAAAAAACGAGACAGGGCCGGACAAGATTTTGAAGCAACTCCAGCTAATGGACAAGGCTGCATCGTCAATATCAGACGGTGACCTCGTTGATGGCTTGATCCATGGGTATGTTCCTACCTTTTACCTCGTTCCAAATTTGCTGATCCTGGGGACTTAATCCCCGTAGACCTGAGCAACACTGGTCGTTGATGCCGCTCCATGCAGTATGTTCGACTGTCAGACCTGCATCATTCGTGTAT contains:
- a CDS encoding uncharacterized protein (BUSCO:EOG09261NW2), with the protein product MAPSEKVQKTGGKDIRSFFGGGHEKVQPSPSLEKDSQGSKTTTVAKKSASTKPSGSKPRASVANEDVIVIDSDEGSAPKKKSAKRKSTAVISSDEDDPLPKKKKPTVASVSQPKPRPSVSQKPKDEDPVVNVNGTKRKKSAVMLSSGSEDEQPSSPRKKVVGVSSKPAKAKAPPKTKKDKNQPYEEEDDEDAYLLPSKSKSKVPPPKKSVPKKEGHEDQTTYTTNQPKKSNWAAVKAAKLAGPVAHGTKEVPDGSPECLAGLSFVFTGELTAFSREEAVDLAKRFGGRVVGQPSSKTDYVILGEGAGPKKLEAIKKHSLKTIDEDQFLNLIATRKPHGGKIDEKTKKKMEKEEQEIKKAAKEMEKREKEATKEGAKTSSGAQNSGTSVCKPIDPSMQLWTTRYAPQTLKEVCGNKDKVEKLQTWLNEWPNSYKSGFKKPGKNGMNMYRAVLITGSPGIGKTTSAHLCAKLAGYTPIELNASDTRSKKLVENGMNINNTSLDGFISGGKATNSVGVALTDRSCLIMDEVDGMSAGDRGGVGALNALIRKSKIPIICIANDKNAQKLRPLQSTTYGLSFSKPQAAGIRSRILTIAFKEGMKVPAPVIDQLVQGSQSDIRQILTMLSTWKLSSNTMDYDEGKAMSRMNEKYIILSPFDITTKVLGPYLFSATCRETLGEKMEYYFQDHSFVPLFIQENYLRAEPTRIKNETGPDKILKQLQLMDKAASSISDGDLVDGLIHGPEQHWSLMPLHAVCSTVRPASFVYGYGVHFGGPGGISFPQWLGQNSKQNKLNRQLTDVQARMRLKVSGDKPEIRQAYIPALFPHIVQPLADDGQSAISQVIEHMDEYYLSREDWDTIVELGVGDKKDDLVLKKIPGPVKAAFTRKYNSMEHPIAFHKAQDFKAPKKLVADQTPDLEEAFDVDEVPEVSEEEKDTDDVAKDKLIQTSKKKATKGKAKS